A window of Epinephelus lanceolatus isolate andai-2023 chromosome 3, ASM4190304v1, whole genome shotgun sequence genomic DNA:
ttagtaGCCAGCTGGGCTAGCTTACTGGCCAATCGAgcaatttaaagacactgaatgaATTAGCAAAATGATCAATACACAAATGAATGGTAAATACTAATCACTCTATGTACAATGCTTGCTGTGAAAAGTGAAGTAACTAACTTAAGGATGATAAAGCGCAGAGGTGAAGGTAATGTTACGGCAGAGTTGTCATGAAGTAAACAGACATGAAATTTGTAAAATGAATATATGTCACACAACATTGTGCGAGTAAAGAACAGAGGCTCCCACAAAATGCCACAGGCACAAACATGTTGCTTTGACAGGActcataaaacacatttacacaccaTATACTGTAGTTGTTAGCATCTTAATTAGCTTTAAAGAAAGATTTACTGATGCTCTTTCCAACAGTCATACTTTTATACATAGTGGTTATTCATGATGTGCTACATTTTGAGTATTCTGATTTTTACAGAATAAAATACAACTCAGAACACCAGAAAAACTAAACTCATACTCACTCAAtaggtttttttttgcacacacaGTTCCAAAGACACTGATTGTGATTTTTGTGACTTAGTTTTAGTCTCTAGCTCCTGATGCTATCCTAACTTATATATATAGtattacattatatatatgtagACATATTTTATGTGCATGTCAGACAAAAGTGTGATTAGTTATTGATATTTTTCTGTGTAGGCCAGCAGGAGTTTACTTAATTCACCAGTTAAGTGCgataattagaaaaaaaaacttcctaAATAAACAATAACGCTGTGGTTCTTCACCGCTCAGTTGTCAGCATAATCTATAGTGGCATACATGGACACAATACAGACTATGTATTGCAATCCTTTATTGTTATCAACATTTAAAACGTCTTTCACAGTGTAATGCTAGTTTTGCAGGGCATTTACAGatgttactgtatgttttattttcatctaGGTACTGTAATAACTCTGTCAACCCATTAGAGTGTGACAAGAATTGTACCTGCTGGTAACAAGTATCAGACTAAGTTGTTGCTCATGTTGAAATGGGGAATAAAGATTTTAATTGGCTCTGACGACATGGACTTTTGTTGTTCATCCAATGCTGTTTATGCATTCTCTTGACATCTTTGTTATGACGCAATCATTATCTGTGAGAGGGTGCAATAAAAGGATGCATTAGGCAAgtcctttgttttctttcagactgatagagagatagagatagagatagataGAGATAGAGACTGGTAGAATTTCTGTTAGCACATTGATAGCTACCATGTGTGGAGCCACAGACCTGCACTCAGTGGGCTATGTGTTGCTTTAGATGAAACAGCTGGTATATGACAGTAAAACAGGCCACTTTATCTGTACATTTGCCACTAAAAATGTTCTcttttcctctggtttctcACAAATTACCCAAACAGTTGTGGCAAGGCCAAATGAAAggatacatactgtatgtatgcaaTTATTCATCCTCATCACTAGATGGCGCTGCTTAAAAATATGACACATATTTACTGATGATTCTGCACGTTTTTGTTGCTGACATGGGGAtgcaaatttaattttttttcaattatttgGTATAGTACAGCCTGTTCAGAAAGGTTCTTTGGTTATAAATGTATTGAAATATACACAACAATACCTTTCAGatagattcttttttttctgacaaaatGATAATGTACAAAACATTAATTAAATAGCAACAGttcatgtaaaaacaaatatgattTACATTATAAAATGACAGCTTTTAAAGACAATGATATAaatcaatcaaacaaacaaaaaagataaGCAAAAAGATAAACAggtgtacatacatacaagaaaaaaaaaatcagttagaAGATTCAGGGAAAAATGCCCCATTTTCCAAAAGCTTAACACTTAAAAAGTAGGAAGTGATAAAGAGAACTGTTtgtgaataaaaaatatagcattTAGAATAATGAAATTAACTGGATATTCAACAGCACTATTTTCTGGATTATcattgtaacaaaaaaaaaaaataaaacaaacaaaaaaacaaacaaacaaaaaacactcttTGGCCTTATTTGAGATATAATACTTTTAAGTACAAAGATTAAATCAAAGAAACCAGGTTATATAAACCTTTGCGGGACAAATTTAAGCTACATTACTGAAAACTTGGTAAATGTGCAaatactctttgtgtctttaAAACTGATAACAACCATAAAAGCACAAAAATTAAATGAtagttaaaaaacattttatcacTACACCGATAACTAAGAAACATTAATATTTTCCATGGCATGctaagttatttatttaattttatcttatcattattatcattactattttattactttccctccgctgttgttaaacattacATTTCCATTTAAAACTTACAATTAAGATTTACaattaaaaactgaatttctaaaaaaataacatttaaaaaagcacTTCCTGTGTAATTAACTTTCAGTCTTGTATTGTAAGATGTCTACATTTGTTTACTATATTGTTGTTCGCTTTGAATTTATGTAAGCGTTGTCTCACTCACATTAATTAATTGTTCTGTACATTTTCAATTAAACTCAAAACAATCGTGTCGGTGTGTAGATCATCTCGACTTGAAAAACATCTTGGATTTTCCCCCATAATGCATTGCCGGTTGTTGCCACTTCCTCTTTCCGCCATATTGCAGAACCGGTAAGATGCCTTTTTACACTGTCACCTTCAATCTTTAACGTATCTAAACCATCTGAGCGTTAAATGTCCCACTAATGTGATCATCTTGAAGCTAAAGTACATATTAATGATTCGAGATAATTATCGTCTCGATTAGAGAGACGAGTTAAACACGATTGGACTACAAATTTCATCCATCCGAGTCCCTCTGCTCGGCCCCGGGGATCGGTGCGTTCAAGGCGCCTTGATAACTGTTAGCTTTGCGAACACAAAAGTGTCTTTTCACTTATTAAAATAACACCtgtgaggtgtcagttaaaatACGTGTGTAAAAAATGTTGTACACTATCGACACTGTGGTGACCGTTGTTCCTGACAGTGCCTAGGGGATGCTTAGCTTTGCCAATGTAGTCGGCTAGGCTAGGTGGCTAATATGTGAGCTCGTGAAGGACCATGCTTTTGTGGGAGTCTCTACGTTTTACTCATAATGTCATTAAAGGAAACGCCGCGTTACCTGTTGGCCGTAAAACTCGGCTGGTATTAGAAAATTAAGCTAATGAACTGACGTAgattgctaatgttagccaagTTGCTAACACCTGTATGTTTGAATGGTTTGCGTCGTGACATAATAAGGACTAGCCAGGCGCTGCTAACTGGATACTGCGTTTTCACTTCTTGTACCTTCATTTATAATTTGTAGAGAAGATATGTGTGATGTAAATGTGTCCCATTAAGAGCAACATCATGACCCTGCTGAATAATATCTGTTTGGATGCATGAGAGCCATCAGTTGGTCTTCATCTGCCAAATTTGACTGTGAAACTGGTGTGTGAATACTGGTCAAACAGTCCCACAGAGGAATATGAAAATAGGCATCGGCAGGTTATATTTCCTACAGGTTCACGTATGTCACTGTAAATATTCAtggtcatttttttttgtgtctgcagGCATCATGGTGCGCATGAACGTTCTCGCGGATGCTCTGAAAAGCATCAACAATGCTGAGAAGCGTGGGAAACGCCAGGTCCTCATCAGGCCCTGCTCCAAGGTTATTGTGCGCTTCCTAACCGTCATGATGAAGCACGGTAAGTGGCTGATCTTCCGTTTGACTGAGAGGGGTTTTGACATCATAAAATAATGTGGCCATATGACAGTGGCAGCATGCTGGTCTTAGTATACTCACTGTAAATCTGGAATGAGGTGCAAGTTTCAAAGGAGTGTACAGTTTGTCAGCATCTACACAACCACTGTTAATCATTCAATCATCTGTAGCATGGAATCATATATGGCACAACTCCACTTAAATATGATCCCGTCAGCTCCTCTAACTTGTGCACTGTACTGTAGTCCTTTTTGCATCTTCTTATATTGTCGGTTGCTTCTTTATAGTTGTCCATGGtgtctggttgtggaatgatttaattGTCCACACATTCAAAACCTTCATAAGCTGTCCACATGGTCGCTCCTCCTGAACATGGGCAGCAGTGATTCACACCAGGACTAGTACAGCACCTCATAATTCCACTGACACACCAGTCTGTATTCACTGTAAAGCACATGCCTCTCTGTTCGCCAGAGTCCTATATAGTAATAGTCAAGTGGTTGAATGGTGCTATTGAAGATCCAGCGAAGTTTCAGTGAATCAGAGGATATTAAGAGTTCCTGATATCTGGTTGGAAGCTTATGCAGCACAGAGGTCCAGTTTTCATCTGCGGCGCCTGTGCAATGGCTAGCACCTCTTTGGCAATGCTGCTGCCCCTAGAGTTTTGAAGAGTGATAATGGGTGTTGAGCTCTCTATGGGATTGCATCAGAGACAACAAGCTCATTATAGTGTGACATGAGCTTTACTAAATgattcttctttctctcttgcacCTCCAGGTTACATTGGTGAGTTTGAGATCATTGACGACCACAGAGCCGGAAAAATTGTCGTCAATCTCACAGGCAGGCTGAACAAGGTAAAGTCTCTCAGTTGACCCAGCTCTGCAGTTACCTGTATGCTGCTGCTATATtagctgctaatgctaattgTGTAAGAATAAGCTGTGTTGAAACTAGGGTTAGTGAATTACATTTTGAATTACACTACAAATAAAGCTCTACCACAGCAACCATTCCCAAGTGAATAGCGGGATACAATGATTTTTGaagtccagtattgagaggCAAAATaggctgtgatgtcatcactgcgGGCAGTTGAGCATCGTCAGTGTTTAACCATTATAAGTGCTTGTTTCTGTCactaacaggctcagattgtcattagaagtgtctgacaacattacagaaagtaATGAATTGTTTTTCTAAACCTTTCACTGGTCTGATTGTTATTATGACCCAGTCTTGCACAAGGACGAGTCTCGTTCTGAATTCTCACAAAGGGGCGCAGGAAAGTGATGGAAACATTGgtgagagttggagagaggGCTGCCTGTCAGTATGTTGTGTTGGAGTACAGAAAGTTTAGTGTTATCTAAAGgattttcagtgtcatggctgaatatttggCTGGTTTTGATACTGTCAAAGTCTGTGAGATTTTAGATTGAGACTTTTCCTTGAGCAAGACTAGGTCACAGTAACAAATGTACCAGATTAAGTGAAAGGCATTTCATGTATCTGTATTATCCTGAtaattttctgtaatgttgtaaCACACTTAATAACAAATTTAAcctgtcagtagcaaaaacaagcatttttatATTGCGGCCGTTTCTGTGGTTGCAGCAGTCTCTCAATACTAGACAAATCCCAAAAGTTGTAACCTCTAttggtcacttagacacaaacatgggaaaatagagtTTGGGttaaaacacactgatgtttccctttaaaagagcccttagatataaaatgttacTTTTATTGAACTCATTAGTGTAACAGTGGGTTGCTCTTGCACATATTGGTAGTATGATAATATTTTACAGAACACCTGGCTTGTTTTTGTGTGGAAAGTGGTAaatgcaaaaggcttctagttgAGGGGAAACTAAAGCTTATCACAGATGGTGCATCCTGCAGTGTACAACCTCTAGCTCCTTGTTCCCGCTTGAGTGAATGTGAAGTGAtaatcagtgtttatttttatctttcagTGTGGTGTGATCAGTCCACGTTTTGATCTCCAGCTCAAGGATTTGGAGAAGTGGCAGAACAACCTGCTTCCCTCAAGACAGTTTGGGTAAGAATCACAAACACCAACTTCTTAAACTGAACAGTGGCAGTAATGTCGTTATGAACTGACTGAAGAGGAGATTTAAGAATTTTTTAGTCGCACCGGTGTCTAGTTATGCTCTTTATCAGTTACTGGAGTGACTTGGTTTTGTGCTCAGCCTGCCTGCTGTGATGCTCGCTTTTGCTTGGTCATCCTGTGTGGATGCTCTAGTTTATTTGGTATTTCATTCAAAAGATTTGAACGTAGTGTTGTCAGTGATTTTGTGCTCAGAATCCCAATAAACACGCTTGAAACAGTTGTAATGTAACAAAACTTAAGTGCTTAGAACAATACAAAATTCCCCCGTCTTCTCtacagtggtcagtggtgtCTTGAATGAAAAAGGATAAGCTTGGTGTTTTGATCAGTGGTTGACACTGGCACAGAGCCAGTGTATGTGCTAGTAGGTCGCTGGAAGTAGGTAGGAATGAATGAATCGAAGTCTCTCAGAAGCTGTGCATGTCATTCTGACCTGCAGGCAGGGATTACTGCACTGCAGATAAAGAACATGAGATACAGCCTCAAATGCTTTAATTTGTCAGAACTAGAAGTTAATGTGTGGCGAGTGAGCAGTGTTCATGCATCGCTTTTATATACCCAACACTTTCTGCGCCACAAGGCTAAAATTGAAATTACACACAAGACCTTGCTGAGGCATTAAGGACTTGTATGTTAATTTGACTAAGTAAACCAGGGCTGTGCATAGACGtttttggacacacacacacatggcccTGGTGCTACAGAGGTTGAAAGTTTTGTAGCATTAGTATAAAAGTATTAGTAAGTCTTCTGTAGTTTGAGACTGTTCAAACTCTGCGTTCAGGGTAGTTAGTCATTTTCCACGAccattcaaataaataaagtgcTGAAAAAATACAGACATGATTTTGAATAGCTTTATTATTATGTATGCGCATAGCGTGGACACAGGATTAAGGGGTGCTAAAGGTCTTAAAACCAGGTATTACAAAAACACATCGATtgataaaaaagttttaaatttaGTGTTAAAAATATAGTGTTTCACCTATTTTACTGGGATACAGGCTGTTTGTGTAGCTAACAAAGTCttaaaatatctaaaatgaAATCTTATAAATGTCAGGCCCAGATAGCCTTATTCATTATGCATCAAGAATCAGTTATTCTCAGACAAGGACATTTAAATCTAGTGATAGTTTTGACTGGCAGTTTAACACTACTGAAACATGGACAGTTTGACCACCTTACAGATTCACTTCACAAGATTTCAAAAACGTAAAGCATCTGAAATGGTTTCAAAGTTGCAAAGACGACCCCAAAAAGTAGAGTGCCAGGAATGCGAAAGGAAACTGGTATTTCACACGTCTAAAACGAGCTGGGCGATTCAAGTATTCTTTTTCTAGCTTTATTGGCTAATGATGCAGCCTGCATGCTGACAAAGAAGAGAACAATTGCCACATAACTTAAGGTCGTACCCCATCAAAGTTTTTGTTTAATCTCAAGTATTTTCACTGAGGCTTCGATGCCTAAAAATGGGTATATGGGACAGCcctaattgccacaaacatttcacctaatttcattcatccatcttttcatttgtttttgtcaaaagaAGTCGAGCTCTTCCTCATGAAAATCTACATCTCCGTGCAGCATTTTTATAAATTCATTTGTCGCCTGCATCCAGGCAGTGATAGGCTATGGATTCACCTTAAACAAACAAGCGGCTCAGTCTCGCACAGACATCAGAGTTGTATGGCACGGGTGCTGCTGCAGTAATTTCCATTCATTGCCCAGATGATGCGACATGCTGCCCTGTTTAAACCCATTTACTAAGTTGATGACAGACCACcgtcacactgaacacactgaattgCTGTTTTTATGCAAGTGTTCGTTATCTTAAGAGAAGTTATTGTATTGCTGAGGTGCGGGAACGTTTATCTTTGTGTAGCTACAAGAACTATTGTCAATACATGGTATTGAAAGTGCTTTTGTATAGAAGTCCTGTTGTCATTATTACAACAGCTAAGTTGTCAGCATTTATTGGTGCAGCCCaagataattttgtttattgtagATGTGCTCATGCAGTCAAAGGAGTATTAAATAGTCCTGTGTGAAGTCTTTGTTCTGCATTGAATGTGCATTTAAGtggcatttttgttttgtttgaggaTGTAGCAGACAACAGGAAGTGGCACGTAAAGCTCATGAGAGGGAAATCACATTCATGATTACAGGATATTTTTTAAGCTGGCAATTATGTTTTTCCCAGCAAATTAGTGAGTTTATAACCAAAAAGACTGGTTTTCTCACAGTTTGATTTTTGTTGCCTGTAGACGATCATTAACGCAGTGTTGGTCGTGGTTGGTTACTTTCAGAGTtgcagttttatttgttttgattaTCTTGATTTGTCTGGTCCCACTGTACTCGAAAAAGCTTT
This region includes:
- the rps15a gene encoding small ribosomal subunit protein uS8; this translates as MVRMNVLADALKSINNAEKRGKRQVLIRPCSKVIVRFLTVMMKHGYIGEFEIIDDHRAGKIVVNLTGRLNKCGVISPRFDLQLKDLEKWQNNLLPSRQFGYIVLTTSAGIMDHEEARRKHTGGKILGFFF